A window of Cryptomeria japonica chromosome 3, Sugi_1.0, whole genome shotgun sequence contains these coding sequences:
- the LOC131069560 gene encoding probable leucine-rich repeat receptor-like protein kinase At1g35710 yields the protein MQKLLLYNNQLQGTIPPSLSDCRSLYFLALTYNRLHGSIPPELGCLTSLKYIYLGANNLTATIPHSLGNFSALVYLELAENDLTGTIPPELGMLTDLQFLSLFTNNLSGTIPSSFGNLSKLTDLDISENVLTGEIPPQLSQLSSLQYFDLSNNALTGGNNLTGSIPRSLGNLSALVELTLEKNDLTGAIPPELGMLTQLQVLSLWGNNLSDNIPRSFGNLSKLSDLELSGNLLTGSIPTKLGMLTHLQTLYLFNNSLSGIIPSSLGNLSKVTELYLFGNYLQGPIPHELGMLVDLKYLHLFTNNLSSTIPSSLGNLSKLVNLELSENQLRGKIPDSLDSLQQLNNLYLEQNKLTGEIPVSLEGCQKLEVLQLSENQLSGKIPEIFGSLQHLRYIYLAHNKLTGEIPVSLEG from the exons ATGCAGAAACTCTTGCTGTACAACAATCAATTACAAGGAACAATTCCGCCCTCTCTATCTGATTGCCGCAGTTTGTATTTCCTGGCACTCACTTATAACCGATTGCATGGCAGCATTCCGCCTGAGCTGGGTTGCCTCACAAGCCTCAAGTATATTTACTTAGGAGCAAACAATCTCACAGCTACCATTCCCCATTCATTAGGAAATTTTTCCGCGTTAGTTTATTTGGAATTGGCAGAAAATGATCTGACAGGTACCATTCCCCCTGAATTGGGCATGCTCACTGACCTGCAATTTCTTTCGCTTTTCACAAATAATTTATCAGGTACCATTCCCAGCTCTTTcggaaatctctcaaaattgacTGACTTAGATATTTCAGAAAATGTTCTCACTGGTGAAATTCCACCTCAACTTAGCCAACTATCCTCTCTTCAATACTTCGATCTCTCCAACAACGCCCTGACAG GAGGAAACAATCTCACGGGTAGCATTCCCCGTTCCTTAGGAAATCTGTCCGCCTTGGTTGAATTGACATTGGAGAAAAATGATCTGACAGGTGCCATTCCCCCTGAATTGGGTATGCTCACTCAACTACAGGTTCTTTCCCTGTGGGGAAATAACTTATCGGACAACATTCCCAGATCTTTcggaaatctctcaaaattgagCGATTTGGAGTTGTCAGGAAACCTTCTCACAGGTTCCATCCCCACTAAATTGGGCATGCTAACTCACCTGCAAACTCTTTACCTCTTTAACAATAGTTTATCAGGCATCATTCCCAGCTCTTTGGGAAATCTCTCAAAAGTGACCGAATTATATCTATTCGGAAACTATCTCCAAGGTCCCATTCCTCACGAATTGGGCATGCTCGTTGACCTTAAATATCTTCACCTTTTTACAAATAACTTATCAAGCACCATTCCCAGCTCTTTGGGAAATCTTTCAAAATTGGTTAATTTAGAATTGTCAGAAAACCAGCTCCGTGGAAAAATACCAGATTCTCTTGACAGCCTCCAGCAGCTAAATAATCTCTATCTTGAGCAGAACAAGTTAACAGGGGAGATACCTGTTAGTTTAGAGGGATGTCAGAAGTTGGAGGTCCTTCAGTTGTCAGAAAACCAACTAAGTGGAAAAATACCAGAAATCTTTGGCAGCCTCCAGCATCTGAGATATATTTATCTAGCGCACAACAAATTAACAGGGGAAATCCCTGTGAGTTTAGAGGGATGA